In the genome of Cydia strobilella chromosome Z, ilCydStro3.1, whole genome shotgun sequence, one region contains:
- the LOC134754695 gene encoding uncharacterized protein LOC134754695: MLHKTRMLTSMFLLPLLTTSYAMECDEILELPVDRKLSLQELQMIPPKDMIQCMAHLGREQMKNEQASYIWTSIIDYFGGIANVPENILMLLHWVTPAIPPEHFSNMTLSSIDVIENFGLNYNLNEAQIAALADRVREDFAGKEPEDYTYYDLTAMRQILCGFNRSEIERIHPAAYREAALIISKLERCNPAVLAGFATLAVQVDAFGPPASWSESTWEIVGSHSVGEYVGAKGPQRPTVVTAAPSGNNTT; the protein is encoded by the coding sequence ATGCTGCACAAGACAAGAATGTTAACCTCAATGTTTTTGCTCCCTCTTTTAACCACTTCTTATGCCATGGAATGCGATGAGATATTGGAGTTGCCCGTTGACAGAAAATTGTCGCTGCAGGAGCTACAGATGATTCCGCCGAAAGATATGATACAATGTATGGCCCATCTGGGCCGAGAGCAGATGAAGAATGAGCAAGCATCATATATTTGGACGTCAATCATTGATTACTTCGGAGGCATAGCTAACGTGCCCGAAAACATTCTTATGCTGCTCCACTGGGTGACTCCTGCCATCCCTCCGGAGCATTTCTCTAACATGACTTTAAGTAGCATCGACGTGATAGAAAACTTTGGTCTGAACTACAACTTAAATGAAGCTCAAATTGCTGCCCTCGCCGACCGGGTGCGTGAAGATTTTGCCGGAAAGGAGCCAGAAGATTACACATACTATGATTTGACCGCTATGCGTCAAATATTGTGCGGTTTTAACAGAAGTGAAATCGAGAGGATCCACCCTGCGGCGTACAGAGAAGCCGCTCTGATAATAAGTAAGCTGGAGCGCTGTAATCCTGCCGTTTTGGCAGGGTTTGCGACACTTGCGGTCCAGGTggacgcgtttgggccgcctGCTTCATGGTCAGAGTCCACGTGGGAAATCGTCGGCAGTCACTCAGTCGGAGAGTACGTCGGTGCGAAAGGACCTCAGCGACCCACCGTCGTCACCGCTGCTCCTTCTGGCAACAACACtacataa